The Aedes albopictus strain Foshan unplaced genomic scaffold, AalbF5 HiC_scaffold_23, whole genome shotgun sequence sequence CttctgagatttaccacaacaagttaaataAAAAGTGTACAAAAATCGGAAGACACGAAAATGTTTTATCtgtcacatattttttttatttccgttaaggtagtcaaagctaacaatcgaaagacaaagagtagttctttcaaataaggaaacataattgttgttttgttgggaaatctaagagttctggagaaccaaagttgagccatttgtatgaagatttttttttgcgctccgtcccgaaaggaggAATATAGATAATGGAATATGTAAAGCGTACGTTGTGTACGGTCGTAATAACTAAGTAAAACTTGTTAACAACGTGATGATGCGTGTCTAGTTTAGAGCCCTCCGGTGGGGATTGTCTAAGACCAATCTCTCCCACCACCCATTACTCTGTTGCGCTGACATTCGAAGGACAGGCGAGAAAATCATAGCGGTAATCGATTGAAAGGCACACCCCTCTTCCGTACGATGCGCCTACCCCATAGACTTCTGTCGTTTTCCAGCTATTTTACGCTCGTCAGCTATTTCCTCGTTTAAAGCTGTGCCTACATACAACGAGACATTTTCGATAGTCTGTAAATGCAATTTTTACCATGTCAGTTTGGTGCCGGCCGTTCAAGTAGTATTGTAAAATGTCCTAACATTTTTTCAGTCTCGAGCTCAATCTATTTCAGGCATATGTAATAAGAATGGTTTTTATTTGCAGGAAAAGTACTAACGTTGAATGAAGGCTCGATGCGGAGGACAGCATCCCTCGATGCACTGTATTTGCGTCCGGCTCCGGCCTGGAGTCTACTAACCTCCACTCTGCTGCAGCTGGACAAGGCCACCCAAACCGAGGAGTCCTACTTGGAACGCACACGAGGCAGTACGTGGACACCGACTGCCGGTGCGGGTTCCGGACCATCGGCGGACGCCTCGCCCGTCATAACCCGTACCGAGGTGACCACCCCGACTGATTTGAAGATGGAGAAGGTGATAAGACAAAGACTGCAACGCACACACCGCGGTGAACACTCCGTTAGTTCCCAGACACTTAGTCCTAACCATGGTTCGTAAGAGTGGGGTTTCATATATATTTCACACCAGTTCAAATATGTGTTTTCTCTGGTTTTCAATTCTAGCTAAGGCAAGCCCAGTTTCGATACCTCCACGTACCTGTCCACCTGTTCACATGCGGCCGATGCGTAACTCCGTAGAAGGGTTAAATCAGGAAATAGAAAAGTTGGTTCTGTACACCGGTCAGCCGCACACCTGTCGATCTGATCTGGAAATGGTGAGTGCCTtgcattttaaaataaaaatgataCTCATAACCGGGGGTAAGAATGAAATGAGAATAACAGTCAACTCTCCATAACTCGATATCCAAGGGGCCATCAAGTAATAGAGTTatcaagatgaaaaaaaaaaacattctcataactaaaaatctcaaaatcaaagtttttgttttgatcttTTCATCGCTGTTTTGACCTGAAAAGTTTCTATTCAACGTTTTGACTTTTTTATTAAGACTAAAAATATTGAgcatagggtaagtgtgcccatcgttgtggtattaaggtaaattcattttaaaaacaatgatcatatcatctaatgaagggttgcaaaacgttagttggtagttttctatccaaatttgtggagcctcgtagccgtgcggttagggtaaccaagcttctaatcgcaccatgctatggggtgagggttcgattcccgctccgggcgatgaaacttttcgtgagaatagtttcttctccgtatccactggtgcatgctccgtatgtcccttgtctagtgtttagtttcattcagtctgtacagcctctggctgaagacggagtccgcgtctttttttttctttttttaaatttgcttggaaaaatataaaaaactatcgtttctctctgttttcgatcataaatcgcttaccacaacattaggcacactgttcctattatggaggtaaaatttaatttttgttcctattgttgcggtatcccattgaaatcatatgggataccgcaacattaggaacactaccgtaacaataggaacacagcagcaaaaaatttaaggaaaatatttttttaaactaggtttttgggcaaatcttaagcacacaaatggtgcaatctcataatttaagcataatacatctattaaaaatgccttttggtaacatttcagccgaaaaagtgctcaattgccactaccgcaacattaggtactaccacaacgaagggaacaattaccctaactCATAATTTTCGATCATAGTTATTATctgttttgatttatttttttacgcattgggcattttttttattatcgtacaaattgggccgaagggtctcagacttTCAGattttccacaggctgggctcatgaatatacactacccgtcataagtacggacttagaaaaagtattgcaacaatattgcatcaccctgactcacctcgatatctttaaatccagaacacctacaaaaatgccgccttgaaaagttgttgcttttggtcttctgaataactttcctgaagacagcactgcttatgatcgcatatcagtcccatctttgctgggtttcctattcatatgggacaattatgcgatcataggcagagcATCCTTGTTACtcttcaggttttggagatatcgaggtgagtcagggtgatgcaatattgttgcaatactttttgtgagtccgtacttatgacgggtagtgtatgaacaaaaaaaaatgagaaaaattctgggtcgcctatttttccggaaaactcagttccagttggaaattctttgttttcccctgacactacttactttgaaaaatcataactcaagaacgaagaatcatagaaacaaatatttttttaagaaataaaagcaaattttctcagaaatcaaaaaaaaaatatgacctagaaaaagctttccacaaaattttatgagaaattcgcaaagaaaagtaggaaaaacaatgcccgaactcgtggaaaattttgaaaaaatatgtttgagaaggttatttcataagctttaatcgctgaaatttttggaacgcacttttttcgtttttgagttatggccaattttgttgaaaaatgtccaaatgtgccatattagccttttctgaaaaatcataagTCAAGTACGAAGCatcgtggaaaactttttccagttcatacttgaattgctgagaaaatttgctttcattttcgatCATGCCAAAtttccattatgccaaatgaccgttatgtcaAATGTCTTTAtgtcaaatgtcccgctcccaatTCTTATTGATCTCGGAATAAACCCAACTAATTCTCTTGCTAAGATGTGCACATTGCACGTTATGTTTTGTCAGCATTGCCGTTGCAATACTTTGTATGAACGCACTAGAAAAAGTTTGCGCGTGTCAGTCAAAAGATACTGTAAGTGTATAGTTAACTAAACATGATACTTTACCGCACTGTAGTACTCCCGTGGCACCCCGGAAGGACATCGTGCTCCGCTGGCCGAGCTGTTTCACGCTGCGGGTGGAGGTGTGATCATGACGAGCGACACTCGCTCGGTCAACACTCAGACGCCGTTGGGCGATACGTTGTCTTCGGACGACGGAAGCCAAAGTACTTCCCCCGACGAGGGAGCAGCCGTTTCGAGTGCATCGCCCAGGATCAACAAGTTCTTGGCACGTGAACCGCCCGATGGTTGTGAAAAGGTAAGGTTTGGTTAAAAGTGTGCATGCCGATTACCCAGGAATTCAGAATATGTCATTTTAAACTTTGAATGGCTTGAGATTTaggcgttgatttttttttaggtaAACCTCAAGCTAACCGAAGCCGACACAAGTACAAATACGACGCACTTCAAACCGTGCGTTGCTTTCCAGCTTAGACCTTCTCTAGGGTCTGCATTTCAACCGCTGCAGCCGATACCGACGTTGAAAACCACTCCGGAAGACGACGGAAACAACGAAGGGGAAGCCGACAGTCAGCAGCCTTCGTCTTCGGGAACCGGCGCAGCAGATTAATTTGTCGCCGCTGCTGCCGCAGGCTGGAAGCCCCCTTTTGTGGGCCCAGCTTGCCGCTTCTCTTTCATCCCCTTAGATCTAGTGTGTATTTCTCCCGTAACAAAAGTATACACATTCGTTCGCGAACTGTTGGCACGCATTTTGCCCAATTACATCGGTAGGTACAACTAAAATGTCGATTCTATATCATTTTGTACGGTCAAACCAAGGAGAGAATTATTAACCTGTCGATTAAAAGTAATTACCAAATTAATAGGGAATGGAGACCTAAAAGTTTTTGACAAATTTCTCGATTAACCACAGTAGAGCGCTTCGTAACGGTAGAACAATAAATACAGAGGATGTGCTTTGAATAGGGACTTGagttgaaaatttattttgatttgCGTCGTAACTAAATCCTTCGTTCTCTTTCAATCGATGCGAAAAGtgtgtttaatttcatttaaaCTGTTCCAGTCATCGACTGATAACTGTAGAGCGTCAATGTGTGTGTGTAAATAAGGCATATTAAGGAGAAATAAGACGAGAGTAAAAAGGAACGAAAGGCAGATCGGGTTTTGAATGCCATGTTTTGATGGCGGATTTTGTACTGACGACAAGATAACAATAAATGACAGATATAAATCAGGAACTGAGGAATAACATTCAGCTTATGTACGTTTCATCAAAGGCTAATAGAAATCATGACATAAACCAGCACATAATTCCATCTTGATTTCTATTGTTATTAAACAGTACATCACACAGAAGTGTAGATTACAACATAAGATTTCTTttatttacgattttttttataataatcaAACCAAATGATGATCGCTACCGTAATAGGCCTTATCAGGCTCATCAAACGTTGGATGACTTAGTTAGTTTCATACTAttcttttcgggaggaatccctggaaaaatacgggcacattccaggagaaactccagaaatctCCAgataaatcccaggaagaatctagAAAAAATGAATGTTATCCCGGGAGCAATTTTAAGAAACTTTTTTGCTtaacaagagttgaacaaacgTCTCTTAAGCTAATTTTAGCTTAAGAAATTCTTATTCAGCTGCTTCTGTTACTTGCTATATCTGTCCAGTAgatatgcttggaagaattctagaatgaattccaaaaaaatactCTTAGGGAGTGATGGCAGAAATCTCGGGTgcaatctctgatggaatccttagaggaattcgttGGGAAATCCTAGGTggtatcccgagagaaatttgtAGAAACACCCCGGAAGGAATCTTGGTAGAGACCTCTGTGggaatccaaaaaggaatttatataaaaaaaatctcgcgataaaatttctgaagaaatcttgacatcaatttctggtggaatcctagctgtaatcccgagaagaatctcAGTTAGAAACCAACACATTTCGACTCGCTTTCATTTGACATCCGGGAGTTGCAAACTTTAGTCAAAATTCCAAATATGGGCATCTTTAGCGCGATCcctgcaacgacgccacgctcacgctgtgtaccacaagcgtgaatttttcatggtgcgtgtactcagtacacgacgcaacaGCTCCCGGGTTAACGTCACAGACGCAACACTTTATCAGAACACTGCTACTGTAAATTGGTGAGTATGTCTTCGTTAGATGCAATGGTGTGTCAAAAATTTACCATAATTTACGCTTCACGGCGGTTGAAAGCAGGGATAGCATTATGTGGCTGCTGAGCAGACGCAGAAGACAAACAAACTTGATCATAATCATTGGCGTAGTgtttttttctcactcattcttCTAAACAAAcaggagaaagagaaggatgaaagagggggcacaggcccccCCCCCCCATGCATCTCGCTTTTTCACGCGTTTGTTTAGAgttagaaaaaagaaaaggctagctacgccaatgatcatAAACAACAGGGGCTCAAGAATAATCGCACTTCCTCATTCACAAGCAAGCGAAAGATGCTCGCATTCGACGTGATTCGTGAAACAACTCTGATGCGGTAAAGGAAGTTCTGCTTTTCAAGAACATTGATGCAGTTACGTTATAGTTTATGAATGATGATCACTTGATTTGCTATTAAAATTGAGTGTAACTACTATAAAATGCACCCCCGTTAGTCGTTCACGTTTTCCTTTTTGGTTCGCACTCACTAGTCAAACGGATACAAATTAACTCACACAAAGCTGATTATCGGAACCATTGTGTTCTGATGTGTTGTTTTATTTACTAGTGAGTTACTTCATGAGCAAAACATGCCCATCATTGTTTAAAATTGACgtcaatattattttttcgagTTTTGAAATGTTtagttcaaagttttttttcgtAATTGTTTATGATCACcatattaacaaaaaaaactcacaaacaTCGATACGGTCGTTTGTTAGCATATTTTTCTCCATAATCATCAACTTTTTAAATTAACTAAAAGTACTTCATTCTACGTTAACATCCATCCGCCGTATAACTTCGACACCCCATGCTTTCTTTTCATACTAAAATGTCTGTTTTGCAAATACTTCCTCAtgttttgaataaaaaataaCTAACCTACACAAAAAATACATCATAATTGGAACAGCCGCAAAATAACTCACCAAACATTACCTTCAATAGTAAGCAAAAGTATCGATCGAAaactaacaatagaatcaaaaaACACAACATACATTATATTTTGATATAAGAAACTTGTACGCGACGCAGATAACATTTGACACGACTACTCTCACATCAATAGACTATGTATTAAACTAATGATTGGTTTGTACAAGATAGCAGGTTGAATCTCTTAAAACAATGAATGCGactaaaaaaagtttaaaatgtttGTGAACTGGACCGTTTTTAACCTGTATCCAATATGTGGTGATGAATGGGAAATAATGGACTGCTGAAACATGAGAGTTATGTGATGTCGGTACCAAAAGCAAGAAAAAAGAACTTGGCAAGCTTTAGTTTTAGTTCTTTTCTACACAGGTTCATAATGAGTGTTTTTCAAAGCACAATGACAGCAAATGACAGGACCAAGTGAAATTTGAATTTACCTCGTCTTCTTCATTTTCAATTTTCGTATTTAGTTCCTCCCAGACGCTACATTCCCCTCGTTGTAAGAATgatctcccaaaaaaaaaacatgagaaacaTTCGTGATCTTTTTGAGAGCAACTACTGAACGTAGGATGATAAATTATTAAAACCGTTGAATTATTCCAATATACAACCCAGTATTAAAAATGGGATGCATTTTATGCTcaaagcaagttgaaaaatattgTTATGCATATTAAAAAAGAATGTCAAAAATTTGTTGGGTCGAAATTGTTCGAAATTGCTAAAGAAAATCGATTATAACGTTCAATAATTCCTGAATCAATGTAAcatcaaatattcaaaaatattaccGTAGGAACATTTTATTTTGACTAAAACTAAATTTCCGCTGGAAAATAATACCTACCCAATAATTCGCCGATAATTATTCCCAAATACTAAATGTACAAATTTATTACTTTAAGACTTTGGTTCCCAAAAACAAAACGGAAAGCATTGACGAAGAAATAATGcagataatatttttttttatatgtaaaCCGATAAGTTATTAGTAATAATAATCACATATTAAGAGATAAGTATATTGTTTGCCAACAGCAAATGATCCAACAAAACCATTATCCACGAATATGTAAAACAAACAAAAGCAGCACAGTCAGCCAAACAAGACGCTTTGCGATGAACTGCGCTTAGGAAGAGATCTGTTCGGCAGGTGGTACAACATTCAAATGGATTGGAACAACAAACTTTACGTTACCAACGCTCGATCTTTTAGTAAAACAAATGCTTACAATACAATACATGGTACATCATACAACGCCATATGTTAGTCGACGGGAGCCAATCGATCCGCGTCAACGATCCCGTTAAATTGCCGAACCTAATTTCGATAcgcctttaacatttttttctctgAAAAGTACAGTGCAACTGTGCTATAATTGACCAGCTTGTGTATCTATTATTACTTAGTTCGATTTGTTACAATTGAGATGATAGTTCTTATTGCATAAGTCATATTCCTTTATTCGTATAAGCATTTTATGTTCGTTCATTTATATATCCTTTTCATATGCATTTTGTTATGTATTATAAATAAGCATTTCAATTAAATTGTTttttcgtaaatactttgttctggtTTTCTTTTGTCCTATCTCCGTAACACAGTCTTTAATATTTTTTAATATATAAAAATTCTATAGTCGAAGTGAAACTTTACTGAATCGAACACTTTGACAAAGCTTTATGGTATTTCGGTTGATTTGATCGAGTTTTCTGTAAGGAGAAAGTTTGCGTATGCTGAATCTCGTCTCGTATAGTTTCTATGGCATtacaatagggtctgggaccatttgggcaggagcacctattttgggcacttgctgctgtcactcagtcaattttgaaccgattggcttgatttttgagacacgatcagctaggcacagtagctagtcatgtttgaaaattcaagtcaatcggtttgaaattgactgagttatagcagcaagtgcccaaaatagatgctcctgcccaaatggtcccaaaccctaaTTGGTAACTGAATTATGGCGTCACAAAACAAATCGTCTGATTCTCGGTAATCTTTTACTGAGGTAAGTgccaaaatcgattttaaatgttATTACAATAATGCCCATATCATTTGCAAGGcagataggggtaggcggggcaatatggacaccctaaggtttttgccaactttacctggcaagatgtcaaaaaagtttagttttttgatacatgtatcctattaaagtctatttagcatctattgcataagaatgctcacgaagaaaaatgatttatccactccaaaaaatgttatgaaaaatgttaggttTTCATGagcgtcttcaagcatacggggcagaattgacacccccatggggcaatatggacaccataagacttttacgaatttcgtacattatttacacctataaagtcatttcattacaaaacaactattatggataaataatacgccgaagtagttcatttttgttcagttaatttaaattcaggctgttttggataaagcttcttttttgtcggcatgtacagctgtgcctagaacaactattttccactgctgtcgttttttgaccaatttgtttcaccctatgtctactatagtgaacatttaaccggaaatatactgaaatcgaagaatttggttggtttgtgatttaggttatatttttcccttgcctcttctttcaaaaaggtgagtgtccattttgccaaggcagcagaagatatttccaaacttgattttcgatataataaagaagaaaatataaacatgttaagcatgtagatacagcaaaactacttgcatgtgttctagaaatatcaggttttaatcgacctgcaataaattaatcactaaatcttattttagatggtgtgaaaataataatttccatgcacaaaaaacggaggacgcaactttttcgtgtaaaatcaagtataattttaaattcgaatgtttctttccttaaactacgttttagacaaatggactatattctccattcattaaaagttcaaaaaagttcgcatatttcaaaatattgagggtgtccattctgccccgggtgtccatattgccccgcctacccctaagtgATCGGATCTAATTAAAATTGTCTCCTAGTTGATGAATCGGGATGGTCGCTTATCTCCCTAAGGAAGGCGTACCGGCAAATGTGCTCATTTTATTTCTGGTGGTAAAACAGTAATGCTGTTTTCAGAGTTCTACATGCTGCACCAGATTGAACTTGAGGGAGTTACAAGCAGAGGGAAGTAAGTGATAAAAGCCCACGTTCGAGTAAATAAGGTTTAACCCTTTGTAAGGCTGTATTGCCACttacaatttttaatttttcttctGCTTGATTACACCTTATTTTGCAATTATTTTTCGGCTTACTCATACCTGGGGCTGGGATTACTGacaacgttggggattttttttggtCCTGAACTAAGCTTTAATCACAATTTGGGAGCTGTTTGTAGATTGGAAAATGGCAAAATTTAACAACCTGaagaaaataagctcaaactCACTGTAAAACCGATGTTGTGTCAATAttgtaagaaataatcaaattgcaGGTTTACATGAGCTGAATTACGCAGTGTACCCGGGTAGGGGTGAAGTACTGacaatcaaaacgtgatattggtttgattgatttatacgatctgaaaataatatctgaaaaatgttcctggaacatctgaacaatatcaaaatttgatatttcatgatcaaacgaatagctc is a genomic window containing:
- the LOC109422445 gene encoding protein FAM117B (The sequence of the model RefSeq protein was modified relative to this genomic sequence to represent the inferred CDS: added 226 bases not found in genome assembly), whose translation is MSSRVRKQNEPMKAFVPVSSLVVRGSGSLHCTTPGAGPGGGGSKSLSATLSPPIRHISPEHAISGHRSPGALTYKGKVLTLNEGSMRRTASLDALYLRPAPAWSLLTSTLLQLDKATQTEESYLERTRGSTWTPTAGAGSGPSADASPVITRTEVTTPTDLKMEKVIRQRLQRTHRGEHSVSSQTLSPNHAKASPVSIPPRTCPPVHMRPMRNSVEGLNQEIEKLVLYTGQPHTCRSDLEMYSRGTPEGHRAPLAELFHAAGGGVIMTSDTRSVNTQTPLGDTLSSDDGSQSTSPDEGAAVSSASPRINKFLAREPPDGCEKVNLKLTEADTSTNTTHFKPCVAFQLRPSLGSAFQPLQPIPTLKTTPEDDGNNEGEADSQQPSSSGTGAAD